A section of the Acomys russatus chromosome 10, mAcoRus1.1, whole genome shotgun sequence genome encodes:
- the Bpgm gene encoding bisphosphoglycerate mutase, with protein MSKHKLIILRHGEGEWNKQNRFCSWVDQKLNSDGLEEARNCGKQLKALNFEFDLVFTSILNRSIHTAWLILEELGQEWVPVESSWRLNERHYGALIGLNREKMALNHGEEQVRLWRRSYNVTPPPIEESHPYFHEIYSDRRYKVCDVPLEQLPRSESLKDVLERLLPYWKERIAPEILKGKTILISAHGNSSRALLKHLEGISDDDIINITLPTGVPILLELDESLRAVGPHQFLGDQEAIQAAIKKVDDQGKVKQSKK; from the exons ATGTCCAAGCACAAACTTATTATACTGAGACACGGCGAGGGTGAGTGGAACAAGCAGAACCGCTTTTGTAGCTGGGTGGACCAGAAACTTAACAGTGACGGACTGGAGGAAGCGCGCAACTGTGGGAAGCAGCTCAAAGCGCTGAACTTTGAGTTTGACCTCGTCTTCACCTCCATCCTCAACCGGTCCATTCACACAGCCTGGCTGATCCTGGAAGAGCTGGGGCAGGAGTGGGTCCCTGTGGAGAGCTCCTGGCGCTTGAACGAGCGTCACTATGGGGCCCTGATTGGCCTCAACAGAGAGAAGATGGCTCTGAATCACGGTGAAGAGCAGGTGAGGCTCTGGCGGAGAAGCTACAACGTGACCCCGCCTCCTATCGAGGAGTCTCATCCCTACTTCCATGAGATCTACAGTGACCGGAGGTATAAAGTGTGCGATGTGCCCTTGGAGCAACTGCCGCGGTCCGAGAGCTTGAAGGATGTCCTGGAAAGACTTCTTCCCTACTGGAAGGAAAGGATTGCCCCGGAAATACTAAAGGGCAAGACCATCCTGATATCTGCTCACGGGAACAGCAGCAGAGCCCTCCTGAAACATCTCGAAG GTATCTCAGATGATGACATTATCAACATCACTCTTCCTACCGGAGTCCCGATTCTGCTGGAGCTGGATGAGAGCCTGCGTGCTGTTGGGCCTCACCAGTTCCTGGGGGACCAGGAGGCCATCCAGGCAGCCATTAAGAAAGTAGACGATCAAGGAAaagtgaaacaaagcaaaaaataa